DNA sequence from the Acidobacteriota bacterium genome:
AGCAGGAGGTCGAAATCCTCGTCTGGCGTCCAACTGGTCGGACATACCACGAGGGGCAGGCGGTCCGCGCCAAGCGACGCCGCCTGGGCGAGCTTCGTCCACATCGCGACCGCCGCCGACGGCGCCGGACGGGTGAACGCGGCGGGCGGCCGATCGTAGACGACCGACGCGGCAATGCCGTAATTACTCGACAGCCAGGCCGCGAGCGCCTTGGAGACCGCCAGGTGCCCATCGGCGCGACGCGCCCATCGGCGCTCGCTTCGCGCCACCGCCTTCACGGCGCGATGTCGTTCGCCCAGGCGAACTGCCGCCACCGTGTGCGACAGGTTGTGCCAATCGATGACCAGGCGCGAGCCGCGCAGCCGCGCCACCAGCCACGCCACCGCCAGCGTGGGCACGGCGGGTGGATTCTGAACGAGGATCACGTCGGCCTTCGGCGCGCGCATCAGCGTGACCCACAGCCGGCGCGCCTGGCCCACGGCGCGCGCCATCGACCCAAACACAAACCGCCTGGTCCCACCCTTTGCCCGGCCCTTGAAGCTGTGATCCGGGAGGCGATGACAACGGATGCGCGGATCGGCGGCGAGGGCGGGCATGACGTCGGCGCCCTCGAGGCCCACCAGGTCGACATCGTGGCCGGCCGCGGCCAGCGACGCGGCGTGGTACTGCATCCGCGGGCTGCGGCCCAGATCTCCGAGTACGATAACGGCGGTCCGCATAGTGAAGGTAGTAGACGCCCCCGGTGGCCGGAAGGTTCGTGCGCAGAATTTCGACCCAGCAAACTGGCTCACGTGGTGGTCCGCCTAAAGGCGGACGCCACATCGGACCGAGGGTTCACGGCCGGTGCGGACGCGAGTCGACCGTATCGCGAATCACTTGCATGAACCGCTCGGCCGAGAACGCGCCACGCCGCTGCCGGAGCGCGGCGCGAAGGCCATCCTGCAACTGCGCATTCGCCAGCACGGCGCCAATCTTTGCCACCGCTTCGTCTGGACTGGCGTAGACGAGCCTGGCGTCGCCACCGACGATCTCGACCTGTCCCCCTGAATCAGGCACGAACGTGATGCACCCGCCCTCGACCATTTCCGCGGCGGCCATACCGAAATGTTCGTCGCGCATGCCGTGAATGCCGTAGCGGGTGCGGCCAATCAACTCGAGGAGCGCAGCGCGCGTCAGGTCTTCGTGCAGGTGCAGCCATTGGTGCTGTCGAGTCAGGGCCATGATTCCCTCGTAGTGCGACCGCTCTGGGCCACGGCTGCCAATCAAGTGGAGCTCGACCTCCGGCGCCAGCGCGCGAACCCCTTCGATGATCGCCACCACCTTCTCAATCTCCTTCTCGGCGGCGAATCGGCCAATGCACAAGAAGGCGTTGTCACGCCGCTTCCACGGCAGGCCCTCGGCCGCCGCCGCGACCGGTGGCGGCAGCACCGAGACGGCCACGTGCCCGTCCAGTTCGCGGATGCGGTCGGCGGTCCACGCCGAATTGGCGAGCGTGCGATTGCGGCGCACGCCGTCCAGTGAAAACCCGCTCAGGCGATCGCAGAGCGCGTAGTACCCGGCGAGCACGAAACGGGGGCGGTGGTACCAGCGGAGATCGGCGGCCGGGCGGGGCCGAAGCTGGCGTGGATAGTGGACGTACTGGATGATGTCGCGGCCCAGGCTCGCTTCGTTCTCGGCGCTGATCACGACATCGAACCCCGGCGCGAGGCGCCTCGCCAGCCGCACGACGGCACTCCACCGCAGCAGCGCGGCGCTGACCGGCAGCAGCCGGGCAACCGACCGCCACACCCGCGAGACGGCGACCACTGTCACCTCGTCGTCGCCGATCGTTGTGCCGTAGGCACGGTTCACCGCCGCGAAGTCTGGCGGGTCCCAACAGGCCAGCCCAAGTCTGTGCGAGTCCTTCAGGGCTTGGATGATCCAGGCGGCAACGGCCTGGCTGCCGCCAGGCGGACGCAGGGTTGATTGGATAATCAGGACGCGCCGCCGGGCATCCCCTTCTGTCATGTCAGCTGGCGGAACCCGGGATCGGCCAGCAGATCCTGGTAGGTGCCGATGGCGGCGACCCGCCCGTCCTTCAAGTAGATCAACTGGTCGCAATCCTTCACGGTTGAGAGCCGGTGGGCGATGGCGATCACCGTCCGCGAGCCGCGCACGGCGGCAATCGCCGCGGTCACCTCGCGTTCGGTCTGGTTGTCGAGCGCCGCGGTCGCCTCATCGAAGAACAGGATCGGCGGGTCGTGATAAAGCGCGCGGGCGATCGCGACACGCTGCCGCTGGCCGCCCGACAGGCGGACGCCGTCTTCGCCGATCACCGTCTCGAGCTTCTGGGGCATCGCCGCCACCACGTCATCCAGCCGCGCCAACGCGATCGCCGCGGCGAGTCGCGCTTCGTCGATGCCACCGTCGGGAATACCAAACGCGATGTTGCGCCTCAGTGAATCGTCCAGGAGATACACGTCCTGCGAGACGTAGCCAAGCTGCCGCTGCCAGGCGCGCTCGCGCCCCTCGAGCGGCGCGCCATCAACCAGCACCCGGCCGGTGGTCGGCGTCAGCAGGCCGAGCAGTACATCGACCAGGGTGCTCTTGCCGGCGCCGGTCGGGCCGACAATGCCTACCGATTGCCCGCGGCGAATGGTCAGCGAGACGCGGTCGAGGGCCAGTGGGCCGTCATCCTCGTAGCAGTACGACACCTCGTCGCAGGCAAGCGTGTCGCGCAGCATCGGCGGCTCCGGCACGAAGGACGCGGCCGACGGCGCGCGCAATGCCCGCATGTCGGCGTCCATCTTCGCCACCCACGGGTGCGCTTCGCGGAGGTAGCCGACGTTCAACATGATCCGATTGGCCGAGGGGATGACGCGGAAGCCGGTGTAGGCGAAGAGTGCCAGCACCGACACCGTATCGCCGCCAGAGGCATGGTCACGCATCACCAGGAAGACGACCAGCAGCATGCTGAACACGAGCGTGGTCTCGACCGCGTGCCGGGCCGCGCTGGCGGCCCACGACCGCCGCTGCTTCACCCGCGACAGGTCGCGCTTCACGTGGCGGAAGCGCTCCTCGAAGAACGGCTGCCGGCCCGACACCTTCACGTCCTTGATCGCGCCCAGGCTTTGCTGCAACACCTGCAGCTGCTGCTGCAGCAGCGTCCGTTCGGTTTCGCCAATTCGCTCCCAGGCGCGGCGGGTCAGGACAATCGGCGCGATCACGACGAGGAGCACGATCGCCACGGCGACGAGCGTGATCGGTGGCGCCGCTGACAGCAGCACCATGGCCAGCGCGGCAATGGTCACCGCCTCGGCCAGGATGTTGACGGCCGAGCCGCCGACCAGTTCGAACGCGATGTCGGAGGCGCGCGTCATCGGCTGGATCAACGACGCCGACGCCCGCGTGACATGGAACCGGTAGTCGGCCGCCAGGTAACGCGCGAGCAGCCGCTCGGCCGCGGCCGCCGACGATCGAAAGATCACGCCCTGGCGGACCCACTCGACCCACGACAGGAAGAGCGCACGCGCCAGATAGAACGCGCCGACGCCGAGCGCCAGCGCCGCAACCATCGAGCGCGGGTCGTCGGCCGGCCACGCCTGCCAGATCCGCGACACCACCGGCGCGGTGCGCACTTGCTCGGGTTCGACGACCAGGCGGAGCAGGCCGAAGGTGGCCAGGGCGCCGGCCGCCTCGATCAGGGCGCTCACGCTGACGAGCGGCACCAGAGTGAGCCACGGCCAGCGTTCGCGGGGCGCGAGCCAGCCGAGCACCGTGCGGACGTCGCGAATCACGCGGCCATCCCGGTCAGCACCGCGTGCACCGCGGGTCCATTTGAAAGCGTCTTAGCAGCGATGGCCCAGTATAGGCTCAAGACCCAGCTGTTCGTGGCGCGCCCCCTGGAGGAGACCTTTGCGTTCTTCGCCGACGCCGGCAACCTGCAGAAGCTGACGCCGCCGTGGTTGAGTTTTCGCATCCGGACGCCACAGCCAATCACGATGCGGCCCGGCACGCTGATCGACTACTTGATCGTGGTGCGGGGGTGGCCGGTGCCCTGGCGCACACGGATCAGCGACTGGACCCCGCCGGCCGGCTTCGTGGATGAACAGCTGTGGGGGCCGTACTGGAAGTGGCATCACACGCATGACTTCAGCCGCGTCGATGGCGGCACGCTGGTCACCGATACGGTGCTCTACTCGCCGATCGGCGGCGCGGTGATGCAAAGGCTGATGGTCAGGCGCGACCTCGAACGCATCTTCACGTATCGCCAGCACGCCATCCTCGAGCAGTTCAACGTCGACTCGCTCGAGCCCATCGCCGTCAGCATCGAGCGGATATAATTCCTGCGACCGTGCAGGACCTCACCACCGGCTCGCTCACCGGGCACCTTCTCAAGACCACCAGCTTCATGCTCGTCAGCATGGTTTTCCAGACGCTCTACGTCCTGGTGGACCTGTTTTGGGTGGGACGCCTCGGCACCGACGCGGTGGCGGCGGTCGGCATCAGCGCCAACCTGTCGTTCGTCGTGCTGGCCCTCTCGCAGATGCTCGGTGTCGGCACGACCACCGTGGTCTCGCACGCGGCGGGCCGCAAGGAACACACCCAGGCGACCTACCTGTTCAACCAGTCGCAGGTGTTGTCGATGGCCGCCGGTCTCGTGTTCCTGGCGGTGGCGATGTACTACCGCACGGCCTACGCCGCCGCGCTCAGTGCCGATGTCACCATGCAGGCGCAAACCGAGGAATACCTGCTGTGGTTCATCCCGGCCATGGCGTTGCAGTTCGCGATGGTGGCCATGGGGGCGGCGCTGCGAGGCACGGGTAACTTCAAACCTGGCATGTACGTGCAGACCGGCACGGTGGTGCTGAACATGGTGCTCACCCCAATCCTGATTTTCGGGTGGGGACCGATCGGCGCCTACGGGATCGGGGGCGCGGCGCTGTCAACCTTGATCGCGGTGGCGATTGGCGTCATCTGGATCTCGTTCTACTTCCTCAACCGCGATGCCTACCTGCACTTCCGCCTCGCCGACTGGGTGCCGGCGTTTCCGGTGTGGGGGCGAATGCTCAAGATCGGCCTGCCGGCAGGCGCGGAGTTCGCGATGATGGCCATCTACATGGTGGTGGTCTATTCGATTACGCGGCCCTTTGGCGCCGCCGCACAAGCCGGCTTTGGCATCGGCCTGCGGATTGTGCAGTCGGCATTCCTGCCGGTGGTGGCGCTCGGATTTGCCGTGGCCCCGGTCGCAGGCCAGAACTTCGGTGCCGGCAAGGGGCAGCGCGTGCGCCAGGCGTTCACGGTCGCGGCGTCGATGGCGGGGGGCGTGATGCTGGCGTCCGGCGTGGCGGTCTACCTGGCGGCGACGCCGTTGATGGGGCTGTTCAGCGCCGACCCGGAGGTCATCCGCGTCGGCGTCGAGTACCTGCACATCGTGACGATCAACTTCGTCGCCTCGGGCATCACGTTTGTCTCGGCGAGCATGTTCCAGGCCATGGGTAACACCCTGCCGTCGCTGGCCACGTCGTTCCTGCGGCTGATGGTCGGGATTGTCCCCGCGGCGGTCCTGTCGTCACGGCCCGAGTTTGCGCTGACCTGGATCTGGTGGCTGACGGTGCTGTCCACCCTGCTCCAAATGGCGCTGAACCTCGTCCTGCTGCAGCGCGAGTTCCGGTTGAAGCTCGCCTAGCGAGATCAAGGGACACGAGATCAAGAGACAACAGGAGATAAGGAGTTCAGGAGTCAATTAAGGTTGCTCCTGATCTCTTGATCTCCTGTTACGACTTACTACCTATATAATTGCCACGCACATGAAGCTCGCTGTACCGAAAGAATGCCGCCCCGGCGAACGCCGCGTGGCGGTCACCCCTGAAAACGTCGCGAAACTCGTGAAGCTGGGCTTCAGCGTGGCCGTCGAACACGACGCCGGCGCCGGCGCCTCCTTCGGAGACGATGACTATGCTGCGGCCGGCGCCGAGGTCATCACCGGCACGCGCGCCATCTGGCAGGCCGGCGACATCGTGCTCAAGGTGCAGCCGCCCGCGGCGCACCCCGAGTTGGGCGTGCACGAGGCCGAGCTCCTCCGCGAGGGCGGCACGCTCATCAGCTTCCTCTATCCCGGCAAGAACACCGACATCATCGAGCGGCTGGCGGCGCGCAAGGCAACGGCGATCGCGGTCGACCAGATTCCCCGCATCAGCCGCGCACAGAAGATGGACGCGCTGTCGTCGATGGCCAACATCGCCGGCTACCGCGCGGTGGTCGAGGCGGCCAGCTTCTACGGGCGGTTCTTCACCGGCCAGATGACGGCCGCCGGCCGCGTCGCGCCCGCGAAGGTGCTGGTGATCGGCGCCGGTGTCGCCGGGCTCGCCGCGATCGGCGCGGCGCGCGGCATGGGCGCGATCGTGCGCGCCTTCGACACGCGGCCAACGGTCAAAGAGCAAGTCAAGAGCATGGGCGCCGAGTTCATCGAGCTCAACGTCCAGGAAGACGGCGAGGGCACCGGCGGCTACGCCAAGGAGATGAGCCCGGCCTTCATCAAGGCCGAAATGGCGATGTTTGCCGCGCAGGCGCGCGAAGTCGACATCATCATCACCACGGCACTGATTCCCAATCGGCCCGCTCCCATCCTGATCACCGAGGAAATGGTGCAGGGGATGAAAAAGGGATCGGTCATCGTCGATCTGGCCGCCGAGAACGGCGGTAACTGCGCGCTGACCGAGCCCGGCCAGGTGGTGCAGAAGTACGGCGTCCACATCCTGGGCTACACCGACCTGCCGAGCCGTCTCGCGCCAACCGCGAGCTTCCTGTTCGGGAACAACCTGACGCACCTGCTGGCGGACCTCGGCGGCGCGAGCCACTTCCACCTCGATCTGGCGGACGAAGTGGTGCGTGGCGCCCTGGTGCTGCGTGACGGCGAGTTGCTGTGGCCGCCGCCGGCACGGCCGCCGCTCCCATTGCCTCCGGAACCCAAGGTGGTGGCCCCGCCGGCCGCCGCACAAGCGGCGAAGGCGCCGGCGTCGGCCGGCGTGGCCGGTCCGGTGTTCGCCTTGATCGCCGCGGTTGCACTCGTCGGCCTCGGCCTGGTCGCACCGCCGGCATTTCTCACGCACCTGACCGTGTTCGCGCTGTCGGTGGTGATTGGCTGGCAGGTGGTGTGGAATGTCACGCCGGCCCTGCACACGCCGCTGATGAGCGTCACCAACGCCATCAGCGGGATCATCGTGCTGGGCGGCATGTTGCAGTTGAACGGTCCGCTGACCTCGCCGGTGGTGCTCGTCGGCGCCGCGGCCATCCTCCTCGCCACCATCAACATCGTCGGCGGCTTCATGGTGACGCAGCGGATGCTCAGGATGTTCAGACGATGATTACGCTTCCTGAGACGCTCGTGACCATTGCCTACCTCGTGGCGGGCATCCTGTTCATCCAGAGCCTCGGCGGGTTGTCGAAGCAGGAATCGGCGCGCCGCGGCAACCTGTTCGGCATTCTGGGCATGGCGCTGGCGGTCGGCGTCACGGCGTTCGGTCCGCACGCCGGCAATTACGCGATCCTGATCGGCGCGCTGGTCGTCGGCGGCGGCATCGGCGCCGCGATGGCCGCGCGGGTCGAGATGACCGACATGCCGCAACTGGTGGCCATGCTCCACAGCTTCGTCGGCCTGGCCGCGGTGCTGGTCGGGTTTGGCGGCACCCTCGATCCGGCCAACGTGCTGGTGGGGGTCGAGGCCACCATCCATGCGGTCGAAACCTACGTCGGCGTGTTTGTCGGCGCGATCACCTTCACCGGCTCGGTGATCGCGTTCGGCAAGCTGCAGGGCCTGATCGGCAGCAAACCGCTGCTGCTGCCGGCGCGCCACGTGCTCAACCTGGTGGCGCTCGTCGCCTGCGTGTTCCTCGGATACCAGTTCGTCACGGCCGATCACGCCGCGGCGCTGCAGCCGCTGATCATTGCCACCGTGATCGCGTCATTGCTGGGTATTCACCTGGTGATGGCGATTGGCGGCGCCGACATGCCGGTGGTGGTGTCGATGCTCAACAGCTACTCCGGCTGGGCGGCGGCCTCGATGGGCTTCATGCTCGGCAACGACCTGCTGATCATCACCGGCGCGCTGGTGGGTTCGAGCGGCGCGATCCTGAGCTACATCATGTGTCACGCGATGAACCGCTCGTTCATCAGCGTGATCCTCGGCGGCTTCGGCGCCGAAGAGGGCAAGGCCCCGGCCGCGGGCGGGCAGCCCGCCGGCGAGGTCAAGAGCATCACTGCCGAAGAGACGGCGGAGTTGCTGCGCGACGCCAAGAGCGTGGTGGTGGTGCCCGGCTACGGCATGGCCGTGGCGCAGGCACAGCACCCGATGTACGAGGTCACCCAGATTCTTCGCGGCAAGGGCGCCAACGTGCGCTTTGCCATCCACCCGGTGGCCGGCCGCCTGCCAGGGCACATGAACGTGCTGCTGGCCGAGGCCAAGGTGCCGTACGACATCGTGCTCGAGATGGAAGAGATCAACCACGACTTCCCCAGCACCGACGTCGTGATCGTGTGCGGCGCCAACGACATCGTGAACCCTGGTGCGCTCGATGATCCGTCGAGCCCGATTTTCGGCATGCCAATCCTGGAAGTGTGGAAGGCCAAGACCTGCATCGTGATGAAGCGCGGCATGGCCAGCGGCTACGCGGGTGTCGACAACCCGCTGTTCTACAAGGACAACACCCAGATGTTGTTCGGCGACGCCAAGAAAATGATCGACGCGGTCCTGGCCGAACTCAAGAAGTAACCCCATGATGCGGCTTCAACTCCCGCATCCCTTCGTCCTGCTCCTCGGCGCGGTCGGTATTGCCGCCGCGCTCACCTGGCTCATCCCCGCCGGCGAGTACCAGCGGCGCACCGATGCCGACACCGGGCGCACGGTGGTGATCGCCGGCACCTACGCGGCCGTGGACGCTGCGCCGGTCGGCCCGATGGCCGCGGTGCTCGCCGTGCCGCGCGGCATCATCGCCGGTGCCGACGTCATCCTCACCATTCTTTTCGTCGGCGGAACCTTCGCTCTGCTGGACGCGACCGGGGCCCTGGCCCGCCTGGTCGGCGCGCTCGTCGGTGCCACCCGCCGTCCCCGCACCATCGTCGTGGCCGTGAGCCTTGGCTTCGCCACGCTCGGCGCGCTCGAGAACATGCAGGAGGAGATCGTCGCGCTCGCGCCGGTGCTGATCCTGCTCAGCCGTGGGCTCGGGTTCGGCAACGTCACCGCCGTGGCCATGAGCATCGGGGCCGCCGCCGTCGGGGCCGCCTTCGGTCCCACCAATCCGTTCCAGACCGGCATTGCCCTTCGCTTCGCCGAGTTGCCGCCGATGACCATTCCGGCCATTCGCTTCGGCCTGATGGCGGCCGCGGTCGCGACGTGGATCGCCTGGACGCTGGCGATGGCGTCGCGCGATGACGTCAAGGGCGAGGTGCGGGCCGTCAGCACCGAGCCGGCCACGCGCCGCGACGCTGTGCTGCTGGCGCTGGTGCTGCTGCCCTTCGTCCCGTACGTCTACGGCGTATTGCAGCTCGACTGGGGATTCAACGAACTGTCGGCCCTGTTCCTCGTGGCGGGCTTCGCCGTCGGGCTCGTCTCCGGCCGCGACCTGACGGCGACGACGACGGGATTTCTCAAGGGGATGGAGGCCATGCTGGCGGCGGGGCTGTTCGTCGGGGTGGCCCGGGCCATCAGCGTCGTGATGACCGATGGCCGCATCATTGACACCATCCTTTACTCGCTGGCCGTGCCGCTCGCACAGTTTCCCGGGACCATGGCGACGCTGCTGATGGTGCCGATGCACGCGGTGCTGCACATGGCCGTGCCCTCGGTGAGCGGCCAGGCCGTGTTGACCATGCCGATCATGGCGCCGCTGTCGGATCTGCTCGGGGTGTCGCGCGACGCGGCCGTGATTGCCTACCAAACCGGCGCCGGTCTGTCCGACATGCTGGTGCCCACCAACGGTGCGGTATTGGCCGTGCTGCTCGGCGCGGGCGTGCCCTACGGACGCTGGCTGCGCTTTGCGGTCCCGGGCGCGGTGCTGGTCGGCGTGATTGGCGTGATCGGCATCATCCTGTCGGCGTAGAATCGCGAACGAACAGGGGCTACCCAATGAACAGCATCCGAATCATCATCGCGCTCGTGTTGTCGGCGCTCGTTCTGTTGCCGTCCACCGCTTCCCTGCAGTCACAGACCGACAAACCTGAAGGTTTGTCGCCACAAGCGGGTGGCGGGCTGGCCGCCGAGCGCATGGCCGTGATCGACAGCGGCCTGCAACGCTATGTCGACGACAACCGCGTCGCCGGCATCGTCGCGCTCGTGCTGCAGGACGGTAAGCCGGTGTACGAGAAGGCGTTCGGCTGGGCCGACAAGGAAGCCGGCCGGCGGATGACGACCGACACGATCTTCCGCATCGCGTCGCAGACCAAGGCGCTGACGAGCGTCGCGATCATGCAGTTGATTGAGGAGGGCCGGCTGACGCCCGGGCGGCGGGCCGGCGACTTCATCCCGACCTTCGCCAGGACCACCGTGGCCACGGGCAAGACAGGCGAGACGCTCGTGACTGAGCCGGCGCACCGGCCGATCACGATTCGCGATCTGCTCACTCACACCGCCGGCATCTCTTACGGCACCGATCCCCTCGTGGCGGACCTGTATCAGGCCAAGGGCCTGGGACCGGCCGCGGGCTTCGGCTGGTACACGGCCGACAAGGACGAGCCCGTGTGCGCCACCATGGAGCGGCTCGGCACGCTGCCGTTTGTCGCTCAGCCGGGCGAGCGGTGGGTGTACGGCTACAACACCGACATCCTCGGCTGCATCGTCGAGAAGGTGTCGGGGATGCCGCTCGACGAGTACCTGCGCACGCGCATCATCACGCCGCTCGGCATGAAGGACACGGCGTTCTTCGTGCCGGCCGCCGACCGCAGCCGGCTGGCGGCGGTCTACGCGAGCCGCGACGGCGGCGTCGTGCGCGCGCCGGATGGGGCGCGCGGCCAGGGCCACTATGCCGACGGTCCGCGCAAGAACTTCGCCGGCGGCGCGGGCCTCGTCTCGACGGCGCGCGACTACGCGCGCTTCCTGGAGGCGATCCGCCTGGGCGGCACGGTCGACGGGGTTCGCGTGCTGTCGCCGCGCAGTGTTCGCCTGATGGCCACCAACCAGGTGGGCACGCTGCACTCGGCGAGCGGGCTCGGGTTTGGCCTGGGCTTCGGGACGACCGATCGGTTTGGCGCCAGTGGGATGCAGAGCGAAGGCTCGTTCGGCTGGGGCGGCGCGTATGGCTCCGTCTACAGGATCGATCCAGAGGAGAAGCTGGTGATGGTCCTGATGCTGCAGTTGATCCCGAACAGCAGCGACATCCGCGAGGCATTCCCCAACCTCGTGTATCAAGCCGTGCCATGAGCGTGTTCGCCGATCAGCCGCTCACGCGCGCGTATAATCAACCCTCGATGTCTCGAGCCACGGCATTTCTCCTCGTATCCCTGCTGCTCGGTTCGCCGGCGTACGGACAAACGACCCGGGTCGAGACGATTGCCGATCAGCAGGCTGAGAAGGCCAAGAAGCTGGAACCCGAAGGGCCGTCCGACGGGGAGTTGATCGTGCGGCGGGTGCTGTTGTCGCCGCTGCTCAGCGGCGGTGGCGGCGCCTACCCCTGGTTTGGCAGCGTGTTCGGCGGCTCGGGCATGGCGGTCGGCGCCGGCTACCTCAAGCGCTTCGAGAAGTCCGGCTCGCTCAACTTCCTGGCCGGCATCTCCATCAACAATTCGCAGGTGCTCGAGACCCGGGTCGTCGCACCGGCGTTGTTTCGTGACCGGCTGCAAATCGGCGCCCAGGCGCGCTGGACCGATGCGAAGGGAGTGTCGTACTACGGCGTGGGACCCACGACGGATCGCGAGGCCGACTTCGAGTACGACTACCAGCCGACCGAGTTCAGCACCGATGCGACGTTCAAGCCGGTGCGGTGGCTGTCGTTTGGCGGCGGCTACTCGTACGTCGATCTCACGACCGCGGTTAAAGACTTCGACCTCGCGGCCCTGCCCGCGCCGGGAATCGGGCGTGACCTGCGCTACAACGTCATCCGCTCCGAGGTGGCGGTCGACACGCGCACCTCGCCTGGCTACAGCACGCGCGGCGGGCTCTACCGCGTCGCGTGGGAGCGGCACGAAGAGCGCCACGATCTCCCCTTCTCATTTGATGCGCACGAATACGAAGTGCGGCAGCTCGTGCCGCTGGTCCGCGAGCAGTTCGTGATCGCGATCCGCGGGTTGATGACGCTGACGAGCTCGGACCCCGGCAACGTGGTCCCGGTTCCGCTCGCGCCGTTCCTCGGCAGCGGCAGCACGCTGCGCGGCTTCCCGACCCGTCGCTTCACCGACCGCAATCGCGTGCTCGTGACCGGCGAGTACCGCTGGCGGCCCTCGCGGTACCTCGACATGGCGATCTTCGTGGACTCGGGGCAGGTGGCACCCGACCGGCACCAGTTCCGGCTCAGTGACTTCGAGACCAACTACGGCATCGGGGCGCGCTTTCACGGCCCGCTGTTCACCGCGCTTCGGGTCGAATATGCGCGCGGGCGCGAAGGCCGGAGCATCATTTTCGCAGGGAGCCAGGTCTTCTAGCCATGGTGACGCGTCGCCTCACACTATCGTTACTGGCCGCGGTCGCCATCACCTGGACCGCGAGCGCCCAGTCGCGCCGGTTTT
Encoded proteins:
- a CDS encoding YfcC family protein, which codes for MMRLQLPHPFVLLLGAVGIAAALTWLIPAGEYQRRTDADTGRTVVIAGTYAAVDAAPVGPMAAVLAVPRGIIAGADVILTILFVGGTFALLDATGALARLVGALVGATRRPRTIVVAVSLGFATLGALENMQEEIVALAPVLILLSRGLGFGNVTAVAMSIGAAAVGAAFGPTNPFQTGIALRFAELPPMTIPAIRFGLMAAAVATWIAWTLAMASRDDVKGEVRAVSTEPATRRDAVLLALVLLPFVPYVYGVLQLDWGFNELSALFLVAGFAVGLVSGRDLTATTTGFLKGMEAMLAAGLFVGVARAISVVMTDGRIIDTILYSLAVPLAQFPGTMATLLMVPMHAVLHMAVPSVSGQAVLTMPIMAPLSDLLGVSRDAAVIAYQTGAGLSDMLVPTNGAVLAVLLGAGVPYGRWLRFAVPGAVLVGVIGVIGIILSA
- a CDS encoding serine hydrolase domain-containing protein, whose amino-acid sequence is MNSIRIIIALVLSALVLLPSTASLQSQTDKPEGLSPQAGGGLAAERMAVIDSGLQRYVDDNRVAGIVALVLQDGKPVYEKAFGWADKEAGRRMTTDTIFRIASQTKALTSVAIMQLIEEGRLTPGRRAGDFIPTFARTTVATGKTGETLVTEPAHRPITIRDLLTHTAGISYGTDPLVADLYQAKGLGPAAGFGWYTADKDEPVCATMERLGTLPFVAQPGERWVYGYNTDILGCIVEKVSGMPLDEYLRTRIITPLGMKDTAFFVPAADRSRLAAVYASRDGGVVRAPDGARGQGHYADGPRKNFAGGAGLVSTARDYARFLEAIRLGGTVDGVRVLSPRSVRLMATNQVGTLHSASGLGFGLGFGTTDRFGASGMQSEGSFGWGGAYGSVYRIDPEEKLVMVLMLQLIPNSSDIREAFPNLVYQAVP